A portion of the Phycisphaerae bacterium genome contains these proteins:
- a CDS encoding FprA family A-type flavoprotein has protein sequence MHAREIGNGIHCIAMVHWERRLFDSLIPLPDGTSYNAYLVRGNSATALIDSADPALQEELMRELEGLGHLDYVISQHSEQDHSGAIPVVLKRFPNATLVCSTKARDLLTTHLHVPDEHIRTVTDGQTIDLGGKTLQFVETPWVHWPETICTYIPEDKCLFSCDFFGSHLATTDLYVTDQARVYEAAKRYYAEIMMPFRKVITRNLEKIRALDFRKIAPSHGPVYDKPEFIIEAYQDWVSPTMKNEVVLPYVSMHGSTAAMAKHLVAALADRGVTVHVFDLAVADIGKLAIALVDAATLIVGTPTVHVGPHPAVHYAAHLTDLLRPKLKYAAIIGSYGWSSKAIEQITGLIPNLKVEVLGTVLHKGMPTAETFAQLDKLADAVAKAHHQDELVRT, from the coding sequence ATGCACGCGCGAGAAATCGGCAACGGCATCCATTGCATCGCGATGGTTCACTGGGAGCGGCGGCTGTTCGACTCATTGATTCCCCTGCCTGACGGCACCAGCTACAACGCTTATCTGGTACGGGGCAACAGCGCGACCGCGTTGATCGACAGCGCCGACCCGGCCCTCCAGGAAGAGCTGATGAGAGAGCTCGAAGGCCTGGGGCACCTCGATTACGTGATCTCGCAGCATTCCGAGCAGGACCATTCGGGCGCCATACCCGTCGTGCTCAAGCGATTTCCCAACGCCACACTGGTCTGCAGCACCAAGGCGCGAGATCTCCTGACCACCCATCTGCACGTGCCAGACGAACATATCCGGACGGTCACCGACGGCCAGACCATCGACCTGGGCGGAAAAACGCTGCAATTCGTCGAGACACCCTGGGTCCATTGGCCCGAAACGATCTGCACCTACATTCCCGAGGATAAATGCCTGTTCTCCTGCGACTTTTTCGGCTCGCACCTGGCGACTACCGACCTGTATGTCACCGACCAGGCACGCGTCTACGAGGCCGCCAAACGCTACTACGCGGAAATCATGATGCCCTTCCGCAAAGTGATCACCCGGAACCTGGAGAAGATCCGTGCCCTCGATTTTCGCAAGATCGCCCCGAGCCACGGCCCGGTCTATGACAAGCCCGAGTTCATTATCGAGGCCTATCAGGATTGGGTGTCACCGACAATGAAGAACGAGGTTGTCCTGCCCTATGTCAGCATGCACGGAAGTACGGCAGCAATGGCCAAACACCTCGTCGCCGCCCTGGCAGATCGCGGCGTCACTGTCCATGTTTTCGATCTGGCAGTCGCCGACATTGGCAAGTTGGCAATCGCCCTGGTGGATGCGGCTACGTTGATCGTGGGCACGCCGACCGTGCACGTCGGCCCACACCCCGCCGTCCACTACGCCGCGCATCTGACCGATCTGCTTCGCCCCAAGCTCAAGTATGCCGCAATCATCGGCTCCTACGGCTGGAGCAGCAAGGCGATCGAACAGATCACCGGCCTTATTCCAAACCTGAAGGTCGAGGTGCTCGGAACGGTATTGCACAAAGGAATGCCGACGGCGGAGACTTTTGCGCAGCTCGATAAGCTGGCCGACGCCGTCGCCAAGGCTCATCACCAAGACGAACTGGTCCGAACGTAG
- a CDS encoding PEP-CTERM sorting domain-containing protein, translating into MASGAFLPVGGTLYPAPLELDPLPGLVLFTTGPLPFVGGAFSGALESVVIAGDPTNPWGGLTFAYMVSNNAGSTNDIGRLTVIDYTGWQTDASYQAPGTSMPPLPLGGAVPPAYINRSTPDVVGFSFAGFPLGPGVLRPGMSSTWLVVQTDAPRWVHTTAYVIDGSIASVPSVGPIPEPAALALLGLGTAFVLRRRRHA; encoded by the coding sequence ATGGCCTCGGGTGCGTTTTTGCCGGTCGGCGGGACCCTGTACCCGGCACCGCTGGAACTGGACCCACTGCCGGGCCTTGTCCTGTTCACCACTGGTCCGCTGCCGTTTGTAGGCGGTGCATTCAGCGGCGCGCTTGAGTCGGTGGTGATTGCCGGTGATCCCACGAATCCGTGGGGCGGGCTCACCTTTGCCTACATGGTGAGCAACAATGCGGGCAGCACAAACGACATCGGTCGTCTTACCGTCATTGATTACACGGGTTGGCAGACCGATGCGAGTTATCAGGCGCCAGGAACGTCAATGCCCCCACTGCCTTTGGGCGGCGCGGTACCTCCGGCGTATATCAATCGTTCGACGCCGGATGTGGTCGGTTTCAGTTTCGCGGGCTTCCCGCTCGGCCCGGGTGTACTGAGACCGGGCATGAGCAGCACGTGGCTCGTCGTCCAGACGGACGCCCCGAGATGGGTCCATACTACGGCGTACGTCATTGATGGTTCGATCGCCAGCGTTCCCAGCGTTGGACCGATCCCCGAACCCGCCGCGCTGGCCCTTCTGGGGCTCGGCACGGCTTTCGTGCTCCGTCGGCGCAGGCACGCCTGA
- the rlmN gene encoding 23S rRNA (adenine(2503)-C(2))-methyltransferase RlmN: MDVLGMTFDEVRSAVGARVHEIKALRAEYRAALAGHGGDRMRADLLPVVRQTEDGDLIKFVQRTHDGLETESVMVPMRRHGREWKSLCVSSQIGCARGCVFCETGQMGLVRNLSVSEIVGQVVAVRTHFGQKVRNIVFMGMGEPFDNFDNVVRAVAVLNDPAGLSISCERIAISTVGRTEGIRRLAAMGRRRINLAISLNAPNDEIRSRIMPVNRLEPMDKLREVLLAYPLRRCQFLMIEYVLIPGVNDQREHALQLAEYLRPLKCVVNVIPYNPRHESPWPAPDEQIVRQFIVWLKEEGQVVKRRLTKGREHMAACGQLGNREMVRGRRG; the protein is encoded by the coding sequence GTGGACGTTCTGGGGATGACGTTTGACGAGGTTCGGTCGGCGGTTGGTGCCCGGGTGCACGAGATCAAGGCGCTGCGGGCCGAGTACCGCGCGGCGCTGGCGGGCCATGGGGGTGATCGGATGCGGGCCGACCTGCTGCCGGTAGTCCGACAAACCGAGGACGGCGATTTAATCAAGTTCGTGCAACGCACGCACGACGGCTTGGAGACCGAGAGCGTCATGGTTCCCATGCGGCGGCACGGGAGGGAATGGAAGTCGCTGTGCGTCTCATCGCAAATCGGTTGCGCCCGCGGTTGCGTGTTCTGCGAGACGGGCCAGATGGGTCTGGTGCGTAATCTGTCGGTGTCCGAGATTGTCGGGCAGGTGGTCGCGGTGAGAACCCACTTCGGGCAGAAGGTCCGCAACATCGTCTTCATGGGCATGGGCGAGCCATTTGACAACTTCGACAATGTGGTCCGGGCCGTTGCAGTGCTGAACGATCCGGCAGGGCTGTCGATTTCCTGTGAGCGGATCGCGATCTCCACCGTCGGGCGAACCGAGGGGATCAGACGATTGGCTGCAATGGGCCGGCGTCGGATCAATCTGGCGATTTCGCTCAATGCTCCGAACGATGAAATCCGCTCGCGAATCATGCCGGTGAACCGACTCGAACCCATGGACAAGCTTCGCGAGGTCCTGTTGGCCTACCCGTTGCGTAGGTGCCAGTTTCTCATGATCGAGTATGTATTGATCCCTGGCGTCAACGATCAGCGCGAACATGCTCTTCAACTGGCGGAGTACCTTCGACCGCTCAAGTGCGTCGTCAACGTCATTCCGTACAACCCGCGGCACGAGTCGCCCTGGCCGGCACCTGATGAGCAGATCGTCAGGCAGTTCATTGTCTGGCTCAAGGAAGAAGGGCAGGTCGTGAAACGGCGCCTCACCAAGGGCCGCGAACACATGGCTGCGTGCGGACAGCTCGGGAACCGCGAAATGGTCCGTGGCCGGCGCGGCTAG
- a CDS encoding metallopeptidase family protein gives MSDDEFELVVDEAIQSIPEGFHRYLQDIAVDIEEMPDEDTCREMGIGDPRSLLGLYRGTPLTERHVEDPYRYPERIVIYKQNIERMCKDRRRMIRQIRKTVLHEVGHHFGLDERQLRELGYD, from the coding sequence ATGAGCGATGACGAATTCGAGCTGGTGGTCGACGAGGCGATCCAATCGATTCCGGAAGGGTTTCACCGCTATCTTCAGGACATCGCGGTAGATATCGAGGAGATGCCCGATGAGGATACCTGCCGCGAGATGGGCATTGGGGATCCCCGTTCGCTGCTCGGCTTGTATCGGGGGACACCGCTGACGGAGCGGCATGTGGAGGATCCCTATCGCTATCCCGAGCGAATCGTCATCTACAAACAAAACATCGAGCGGATGTGCAAGGATCGCAGGCGTATGATCCGTCAGATCCGCAAGACCGTTCTGCACGAGGTCGGTCATCACTTCGGTCTGGATGAGCGCCAGCTTCGCGAACTGGGGTACGATTGA
- the sppA gene encoding signal peptide peptidase SppA has product MNHNHNVRAVVLTLFTLSLAAMTGCGPQSFKITPVPADRTLEESVVLDEGGLLTPKIALIDVDGIIMNRQQSGLFSDGEHPVSLLIEKLDKAAKDKSVKALILRINSPGGSVTASDIMYSEVLRFKKETKGKRPVVAVLSDVAASGGYYVACGADRIVAHPTTVTGSIGVIMQMINFAGTMSKIGVKADAITSGKMKDAGSPLREMRPEEREVFQSLVDQFYDRFVKVVADGRPKLTEEQVRTIADGRVWSAQQALELGLIDEIGTLRDAVAGVKEQVGLKKVKVVTYHRPLNWKPNIYAESPPAQPQVNLINVTVPPTWVRPEPQFMYLWVPEP; this is encoded by the coding sequence ATGAACCACAATCACAACGTCCGAGCTGTTGTCCTGACGCTCTTCACGCTGTCCCTCGCCGCCATGACCGGCTGCGGCCCACAGTCGTTCAAGATCACTCCCGTTCCGGCCGACCGGACGCTGGAAGAGTCCGTGGTATTGGACGAGGGCGGTTTGTTGACTCCCAAGATCGCCCTCATCGACGTCGACGGGATCATCATGAACCGCCAGCAGAGCGGCCTTTTCAGCGACGGCGAGCATCCCGTCTCGCTGCTGATCGAGAAACTCGACAAGGCGGCCAAGGATAAGTCCGTTAAAGCGCTCATCCTGCGAATCAACAGCCCCGGCGGCAGCGTGACCGCCAGCGACATCATGTACTCCGAAGTGCTGCGATTCAAGAAGGAAACCAAGGGCAAGCGTCCCGTGGTCGCGGTACTTTCCGACGTCGCCGCAAGCGGAGGTTACTATGTCGCCTGCGGCGCCGACCGCATCGTTGCCCACCCGACCACCGTAACCGGAAGCATCGGCGTCATCATGCAGATGATCAACTTCGCCGGCACGATGAGCAAGATCGGTGTGAAAGCTGACGCGATCACGTCTGGAAAAATGAAGGATGCGGGTTCGCCGCTCCGCGAGATGAGGCCGGAAGAACGCGAGGTGTTTCAGTCCCTGGTCGATCAGTTCTACGACCGCTTCGTCAAGGTCGTCGCCGACGGCCGGCCCAAGTTGACCGAAGAGCAAGTGCGAACGATCGCCGACGGGCGGGTCTGGTCCGCGCAGCAGGCTCTTGAGCTCGGACTGATCGACGAGATCGGAACGCTTCGCGACGCCGTTGCCGGCGTGAAGGAACAGGTTGGACTCAAGAAGGTGAAGGTGGTTACCTACCACCGGCCGCTCAACTGGAAACCCAACATTTACGCCGAGTCGCCTCCGGCCCAGCCTCAGGTCAATCTGATCAACGTGACCGTGCCCCCGACATGGGTCCGACCCGAGCCACAATTCATGTACCTCTGGGTCCCAGAACCATGA